Part of the Tumebacillus sp. BK434 genome is shown below.
CTGGCGTACATCACCTACACCTCCGGCTCGACCGGGCGTCCGAAAGGCGTTTGCATCCCGCACCGTGCAGTGGTGCGGTTGGTGACGGGAACCGACTACGCGGAGTTTGCGCCGGAAGATGTTTTCTTGCAGTTCGCTTCGATCTCCTTCGACGCGGCGACGTATGAGATCTGGGGCAGTCTGCTGAACGGTGCGCGGCTTGTCGTGTATCCGGCAGGGAAGGCAACGCTGCAGGAACTTGGCCGTGTGATTCAAGCGCAGCGCGTGACGACGCTGTGGCTGACAGCCGGGCTGTTTCATCAGATGGTCGAGGAGCAACTGCCGCAATTGGCAGCGGTCAAACAGCTGCTCGCCGGAGGTGATGTCTTGTCCGTGCCCCACGTCAAACGCGTGTTGCAACATCTGCCGGGGCTCACACTGATCAATGGCTATGGCCCGACGGAAAGCACCACGTTTGCCTGCTGTTACAGCATGACGCATGCGGAGCAAGCGGGGACTGCGGTGCCGATTGGGCGTCCGATCGCCAATACGCAAGTCTATGTGCTGGACCGCCGCCTGCAGCCGGTGCCGGTCGGCGTGCCGGGCGAGCTGTATCTCGGCGGTGACGGCTTGGCGCGGGAGTACTTGAATCTGCCGGAAATCACGGCGGAGAAGTTCATCGAACATCCGTTCTCTTCTGTTGCGGACGCCAAGCTGTACCGTACCGGCGATCAGGTGAAATACCTGCCCGACGGCAACCTTGAATTCCTCGGCCGCCTTGACCAGCAGGTGAAGATCCGCGGCTTTCGCATCGAAACGGGGGAAGTCGAGGCTCAGCTTTTGGCTTCCTCCAGCGTACGGGAAACGGTTGTAACCGTGTATGAGCCGAATGTAGGGGATAAGCGCTTGGCCGCCTATGTGGTGCCCGCGCACGGAGTCGATTTTGACGAGTCGGCCCTGCGGCAGGAATTGAAAGGCAGACTGCCCGGCTATATGCTCCCATCCGTATTTGTGGCGTTGGAGCGGCTGCCGCTGACCCGCAACGGAAAAGTGGATCTGCAGGCATTGCCGGAGCCGCAGCAAGCGGTGTCAGAACTGATGGCGGAACCCCGCAATCAGGACGAAGCATGGGGAGCTGACCTGTTTGCCGAGCTGTTGGGCACGCGCGTCGGGATCACCGACAACTTTTTCGAGCGGGGCGGCCATTCGCTGGCGGCGACGAGGGCGATCTCCCGCCTGCGCGCGGTCTACGGTGTCGAGTTGTCGCTGCAGGCGTTTTTTGAAGACCCGACCGTGGCCGGCGTGATGCAGAAGGTGCAGGCGCTGCAAGGTGCCGCGGCACAGATGCGGATCGTCCCGGTGCCGAGAGAGCAGACGCTGCCGCTTTCCTTCGCCCAGCGCAGGCTGTGGTTCTTCGATCAGTTTGAGCCGGGCAACCCGGTGTACAACATCCCGGTCGCGCTGCGCCTGACTGGGGATCTGGATGTGCCTGCTTTGGCACGCAGCCTGCAGGAGATCGCTGCGCGCCACGAAGCTTTGCGCACGGTGTTTGCCGATCAGCTCGGAGAGCCGTCGCAGGTCATTCTATCGGCACCTGACTCTTTTTTGACGCTTGAGACACGTGACGTTGAGACGCTGATCGGGGAAGAGCAGCGCCATGCGTTTGATCTGCAAAACGGGCCTTTGTTCCGTGCCCGCTTGGTGCAGGCCGGGGAGCGGGAGCATGTGCTGATCCTGAACCTGCACCACATCGCAGCGGATGGCTGGTCGATCGGTGTGCTGGCCCGGGAGCTGTCGGCGCTTTATTCGTCGCGGTCGCTGGAGAGCCTGCCCGTCCAGTACGCCGACTTCGCGGTCTGGCAGCGCGAGTGGCTGCAAGGTGCCGTCTTGGAACGGCAGCTCGGCTATTGGAGAGAGCAGCTCGGCGGCAACTTGCCGCTCCTGCAACTGCCCGCCGACCGCCCTCGTCCGGCGGTGCGGACGTATCACGGAGCGGGGCATCGGATGACGCTCGCTGCCGGATTGAGCCAGGCGATCCACGCGCTTTGCAAACAGGAAGGCGTCACGCTGTTCATGACGCTGCTCACCGCCTTCAAGACTTTGCTGCACCGCTACAGCGGCCTGCAGGACATCCTCGTCGGCTCCCCAGTCGCAGGGCGCAACCGGGCGGAGATCGAAGGGCTGATCGGCTTTTTCGTCAAAACGCTCGTCCTGCGCTCCGATCTGTCCGGCGACCCTTCGTTCCGCGAGCTGCTGGGACGGGTGCGGAAGATGACCTTGGCGGCGTTCGACCATCAGGATGTGCCGTTTGAGCGGCTGGTCGATGAGCTGCAGCCGGAACGCCACGCGAGCATTTCGCCGTTGTTCCAAGTGATGTTCGTCCTGCAAAACGCGGTGAACGAGCGTTGGGAGCTGCCCGGCCTCGCAGTAGAGCAGCTGAAACTCGAGCAGCAGACCGCCAAGTTCGACCTGACGCTGAGCGTGGCGGAAGACGGAGCGGAGCTCGGCGTGCATGTCGAGTACAACACCGATCTGTACGACCGCGCGACGATCGAGCGGCTCTGCGGACACTACGAGACCCTGCTGCAGGGCATCGTCGCCGATCCGGGGCAAAAGATTTCCGCACTGCCCTTGTTGACCGCGTCGGAGCGGTATCAGGTACTTGTGGAATGGAATTCGACTGAAATTCCTATTGCGAACGTTTGTTTGCATGAGCTGATCGAAGAGCAGGTGCAGTGTACTCCTCATCTTGTGGCAGCGGTGTACGGGGAGCAGGAGCTGACGTACGCGGAACTGGATGAGCAGGCGAACCGCTTGGCGCACCATCTGATCGCGCATGGCGTCGGGCCGAATGTGCCGGTTGGCGTGTGCATGGAGCGGTCGCTGGAGCTCGTCGTGGCGCTGGTCGGGATCTTAAAAGCGGGCGGCGCGTACGTTCCGCTGGACACAGATGCTCCGACGGCCAGAATTCGTCAGGTGCTGGAAGATTCCCGCGCTGCCGTGTGCGTGACGCAGATGAGCTTGCTGGCTAAGCTGCCTGTGGAGACTATTCAGTACGTGTGCCTCGACCCGGGTTCCCAAGTTCTGCAGACCTATCCTGTTCATGCGCCGCACACGGCGGTCACACCCGACAATCTCATCTCCATCTACTACACCTCCGGCTCCACAGGCAAGCCCAAAGGCGTCTGCTCCACACATCGCGGCTGGGTCAACCGCATGCTCTGGATGCAGCGCCAGTATCAGCTGCAGCCAAAGGAGACCGTTTTGCAAAAAACGACTTTGACCTTCGACGATGCCGCCTGCGAGTTCTACTGGCCGCTGCTTGTCGGCGGGCGCATCGCGCTACTGGAGCCGGGTCTGCACAAAGACCCGCGGGCGATCTTGGACGCGGCAATCCGTGATCGGGCGGCATTCCTCACCTTCGTGCCGAGCATGCTCGCCCTGTTCGTCGAGGCGGTCACGCCGGAAGACCGCGCGAGACTGCAGCATCTGCGCCACGTCGGCTCCTCCGGCGAAGCGTTGCGCTCCGACCTCGTGCGCCGCTTCCGGGAACAAATCGGCTGTGCGCTCCACAACACGTGGGGTGCGACAGAAGTGTCGATCGACTCCACGATTCACACCTGTACCGCAGAAGATGAACATGCTGCCGAGATCGTCTCGGTGGGGCATCCGATTGACAATAACAGATGTTATGTTCTCGATGAGCAGCTGCAGCCCGTTCCGATCGGCGTGCCCGGCGACTTGTATCTCGGCGGGATCGGCTTGGCCGTCGGCTATCTGAACGACCCGGAGCGCACGGCAGCAGCGTTTTTGCCCAATCCGTTCGTCGAAGGGGAACGTCTGTACAAAACGGGCGACCGCGGCTTTTTCCGCGCGGACGGCAGCATCATGTTCCTCGGCCGCCGCGATGATCAGATCAAAGTCCGGGGGCAGCGCGTGGAGCTCGCCGAGATCGAAGCGGTGCTGGCGACTCACCCCGATCTGCAGCAAGCTGCGGTGGCGGCGTTCAAACGCCCGGACGGCTATCTGCTGGCCGCCTATTGCGTGCTGACCGACCCGTTGGCACAGGTAAACACTGAAAGCCTGCGCGCGTTCATGAGCGACCGCCTGCCTGATTACATGGTGCCGTGGCGGTTTGTCAGACTTGACACGCTGCCGACGACGGTCAGCGGCAAAGTCGACCGCAAACAGCTCCCCGACCCGGGCGATGAGCGTCCCGAGCTGGAAGAGGCGTTTGTCGCGCCGGGCACGCACGCCGAACGGACGGTGGCGACGATCTGGCAGGAGATTCTCGAAGTGAACCAAGTGGGCGTCCGCGACAATTTCTTTGCGCTCGGCGGGCACTCCCTGTCCGCGACGCGCATCATCTCCCGGGTCAACCGCGAGCTGGAGGTGCAGCTGCCGCTGCGCGACCTGTTTGAGTCGCCGACGGTGGCCGGACTGGCGGAAAAAGCGGACCGGAGCGCAGGAGCTGGGCAAGCGCCGATTCCCCGCTTTCCAAAGCGGACAGAGTTCCCGCTGTCGCACGCTCAGCAGCGATTCTGGTTCCAGTATCAATTCGATCCGGAAAGCATGGCGGCAGGTGCGATGAACCTGCACCTGCTGGACGGGCCACTGGACGCGGAGCAGCTGTTGCGCGCCTACCGCGCCCTCACCAAGCGCCACAGCATCATGCGCACGATGCTGGCAGAGCGGGCCGGGGAAGGGACGTTGCAAATCGTGCACGAGGAAGTTGCGGAGCCGATCCGTTTTGTTGACCTGACCGAACTGCCTGAAGCGGAACGGGGAAACCGTCTGCTGCGCATCCTGGCTGACGCGAAGAACGCGCCGTTTGATCTCACGCGCGACTTCTTTTTCCGCGCCTGCCTGCTCAAGCTTAGCGACCGTCAGCACGTCCTGCTGTGCAACATTCACCCGATCGCGTATGACGGCTGGTCGATCACCGTTTTCTTCCGCGATTTGGCAGCATTGTACCAAGGGGCGGAACTTCCGGCCGCGTTGCAGTATGGCGAATACGCCCTCTGGCAGCACGAGCAGTTGGCGGATGGGAAATTGAACGGGCAAAAGGCGTACTGGCTGCAGCAACTGGCGCTGGAGACGGGGCCTCCTGCGCTGACGCATGACTTTGCAATGCTGCCAGAACAGACGGAGCGGGTGACCGACCGGCGTCTGACGCTTGGGCCGGCTCTGGCCGCGAAACTGCGCGTATTGGCGGCAGAACAGGGCACGACGCTGTATTTGACGCTGTTGACCGGCTTGAAAATCTGGCTGGCGCTGACCTCCCGCCAAGAGCTGATCACCGTCTGCTCGCCGATCGCCGGCCGCAGCCATCCCGACTTGGAGAGCGTCTTGGGCCTGATGGTCAACCCGCTCGCCCTGCGCACCGATCTTGCTGACAACCCGACCGCGCTGCAGGTGCTGGAGCGGGTCAAAGAGACCGCGTTTGGCGCCTATGCCAACCAGGACTACCCGTTCGACCTCATCTTGCACGATCTGCGCGCCCGCCGGGGCGGAGAGCTGGGCGAGAGCTTGTACAACATCGTGTTCGTCGGCCAAAATGCGCACCTCGACGCGGTCGAACTGGCACCGGGCGTGACGCTTCGCTATTGCTCCTTTGAGGAGCTGATCGGCAGCATCGGCATCGACCCAAGCGCTGAACAGGCGCAAGCGGCGAAGGAGAGAGACGACTTCGCAGACGACCCGACGGTGGAGTTCGACCTGCATATCGAAGCGTACGATACCGAAGACAGCCTGACCCTCGTCGCTGCTTACAACGCCAAACGATTCACCTCAGAAACGGTCGACAGGCTGCTCAGCGAATACGAATCGGTGCTGCAGCAATTCGCCAATGACTGCACGCTGCGCCTGTCGCAGATGCAATTGCCGGAGCCGATCGACCTGTTTTAAACAACATTTGCATGGGCAGTGTCAGCATGGCTGACACTGCCCGTTTTATTTTTATAGAAGGAATCATTCGAATAATATCGAAAATAAAGAGTGAGGAAAAAGTTCCAAAGGAAAGAAGGAAAACTGATGAAGGTGCTGGACTTGAGCATCGGCCGGCCAGCTTATGAAGTGGAAGTGCAAGCCTCGTTGTTGTTTGAAGCGGCGCTGGGGCTGGCGGCGGTGACGTATGATGAGATTCGAGATACATTGGAGCGCAAGACCCCGGAATGGGAGGAGATCCTCCGGCGGATGAAGCCGGAAGCGCAACAAGAAGTGGAGTACTGTGCAAAGCACAATACGTGGCAGACATTGCTTCGGCTGTTGCATGGCGGGGAATTTACAGCGCTCGAGGCGTTTCTGCAGCATCTGCGTTCGATGACGGTCGAACAGTTGCGCTATCAGGTCTTGCCGGCGCTTTGTGAGCCGCGTGAAGAGGAGCTGCGCCGCCTTGCAGCGGCCGGAGACAAAGGAGCTGCCGACATTTTGATCGCGGCTGCGGCAGGGCATGGATTTCTTGCCGCGTATGTCCCTTTTATCCTGAATGTGGACGGGGAGGTGCTGAAGCGTCATCTGCTGCTGCTGACAGAAAGTTGGTATGAAGCGGCGATCTCGCCTCGCGAAACAGAATGGGCGGAGATCCTGATGCGGGAAGTGAAAGTGAAACGGGAGATGCAAGGGCGTTTGTCGCGAGAGGCGTTCGTTGAATGGACGATCGGAAAGGCGTATCAGCCCGATCCGGGGCTGCGGCGCGTACTGCTCGTGCCGAACATCGCCTACCGCCCGTGGACGATTCAAGCGGATTTGCCCGGTACCCGGGTCTTTTACTATCCGGTGAGCGAGGAAAGCCTGTTCGGAGATGATGACCCGTATCGTCCGCCTGCGTCGCTGGTGCTGCTGCACAAAGCGCTAGGCGATGAGAACCGCCTGAGGCTCTTGAAACTGCTCGATGAAGGGGAGCGCACTTTGCAGGAGCTGACCGTGACGCTGGATCTGGCCAAGTCGACCGTCCACCATCATCTCGCCCTGCTGCGTTCGGCCGGACTCGTGGTGTCGGACGGCAGTACATACGCGCTGCGGCCAGCGCTCCTGCAACAGATGGAGCGTCAGCTGGCCGCGTATTTCGAACGAGGGGGTCAGGGGGGCTGATGGGAAAGCAAACAAACCTTGGCGCCGGGGAGCAACTGTCTGCGGCTGCAACTACAGGTGAATCATCCGCCGCTGGAAATTCTTCGTCAAAGCCTGCTTCAGTTTGGGGCAACCGCGATTTTTTCTGGCTGTTCGTCGGGCGGACGATCGCACAGGCCGGAACGGCGGTAACTTCGATCGCCATCCCCTGGCTGATCTTGGAGCTGACCGGCTCGGCCACGCAGACCGGGTTGGCTTTTGCGGTCGGGTTCATCCCGTATTTGCTGCTGTCGCTGCCCGCAGGCGTCTGGGCGGACACTTGGAATCGGAAAACGCTGATGGTCGCAGCCGACAGCGGGCGCTTGCTCCTGCTGCTGTTGATTCCGCTCGTGTTGTGGCTTTTCGGCGACATCCCGATCCTCTTGCTGTTTGCAGTGCAGGCGGGCATCAGCCTGTTGTCAGCCTTGTTCGATGCAGCATACAGCGCCTGCCTGCCGAATGTAGTGCAGGCAGAGCACTTGCAGCAGGCGAATGCGGCGCTGCAGATGGGAGCTTCCTTCAGCCGCATCGGCGGCCGGGTGGGCGGGGGCCTGCTGATCGTAGTGTTCGACGCGGCGAATACGCTGCTGGTCGATGTGAGTACGTACGCGATCTCGATCCTGACGATCTATTTCATCCGGGCGTCTTTTTCAAAAGAAAGGCAGGGCAAAGCTCCGGCGAGCCTATTTGACGGGATGCGGGAAGGGCTGCGATATGTCTGGGAGCGGAAGACCCTGCGCATGCTGGCCCTGTTTTCCATGCTTGTGAATCTGGTCGGTCCGGGGATGGATCTCGCGCTGATCTACCGGGCCAATCAGGAGTTGCACCTGTCGGCCCACTGGGCAGGCTACATCATGGCCGGATTGAGCGGCGGCATGCTCGCCGGATCGTTCTTCCTCGCACGGATCAAAAATCGGTTCAGCACGCGAAGCCTGCTCACAGTCTCCACGCTCTTGCAGGTCATTCCGCCTTTTCTGTTTGCCATCACGCACGCACCGGTGGTGTTGGTGCTGGGTCAGGTGATGATCGGATGCCTGATCATCGTCTGGAGTGTCACGACAACTACGCTCCGCCAGTCCACCGTCCCGGATGAGCTGCAGGGGAGATGCGCCAGCGTCTTTCGGATCATCGCCTGGGTGACCATTCCCCTTGGCAGCACCGTCGCAGGTGTTGTCAATGAAGCGTGGGGATCGGCCGTATTTTTCCTGATCGCCGGTAGCGTGCTTTGCCTCGTATGTTTCAGCTTTTTGCAGACGAGAAGCAAACTTGTCCTGAACTAAAAACACGCCAACATGCACAGCACGTGCAAGATTGGCGTGTTTTTCTGTCTGTTTATGCTCTGTTTTATTCTTTGTAGCTGGCGATCAGCAGCAGCCCGTCGGTGTCGCCGATGTTGATCACGTTGTGCGGGATGCTGGCGTTCCAGGAGAAGGCGTCGCCTTCCTCGAGAATGACCGAATCGGAGCCGTGCTCGGCCCGGTAGCGCCCTTTGAGCACAAGGTGGCATTCGTAGCCTTCGTGAAAATGCGTCTCGCCGGTCACATCGCCCGGTTTCGACCCGACCAGCATCACGCGCAGCGGGCCGTTGGTGGTCAGGTATTCGATGTTGAAGATGCCAAACGTTTTCACCTTGCGCTCGTCCTTGCGCACGACCGTCATCCGTTCCTTTTCGGTCATAAAAAAGTAGGTGATCGGGACGTTCAAATAGTTGGCGATCAGCTCCAAAGAGGCGATTGAAGGGGAGGTTTTGTTATTTTCAACATTCGAGATAAACCCGCGCGACAACCCGGTCCCTTCGCAGAGCTGGGGGATGGTGATGCCTTTGCGCTTGCGGATCGCCCGAATTGTGCAGCCAATGTCCATCGCAGGTCACATTCCTTTATCTGAGTGTACTTTCACTATAGCAGACGGGGAGCAAGTTTCGCTAGTTCGTAGTTCATAATGGTGAACTTAGTTTCACTTGGGTGAAAATGTGTTTGACAGCCTGCGGGGGAGGGTGATATGCTTTTTGTGCGAAATACAAAACTTAGTTCACTTACATGAAACTATTTGGAGGATGATTTTGAAGATGAATAAAAACACCTTAGCGTTAACGCTGCTGCGGGTTGTGTTTGGATTGACGTTCCTGTTCCACGGCTGGCAAAAGATGCAGATGGGGCTCGGAAACGTCGGCGGTTACTTCGCCAGCCTCGGTCTGCCGTCCTGGCTGGCTTACGTGGTCGGCAACCTGGAGCTCTTCGGCGGGCTTTTGCTGATTATCGGTCTCCTGACCCGCTACATCTCGCTGTCGTTCGTGATCGTGATGATCGGTGCCATCTTCTCGGCGAAGCTCGGCAACGGCTTCCTCGGCGCAGACGGCCAGCCGGGCTATGAGATCGACATCGTGCTACTGACGATCGGCGCATTCTTCGCGATCTCCGGCAGCACCGGCTACTCGGCCGATGCGCTGTTTAAAAATCAAGGCAAAGAGTCGATCAAAGCATAGGGAGTAAGAAAAGGCAGGGCCTCGCGGCTCTGCCTTTTTTCTGTATACACTTGTGGTGTTGCTGATCGACTGATGATCAGCTTTTCTTTTCAGTTAACATAATATATATTATCGGACGTAATATGAAATCCACAAATCATAGCAACATACAGTAAAAAGCCCCTGCTTACCTGCAGGGGCTTTTTTATTATGCCAGCGAGATGATGATATTCCCCTTCTTGTGCCCGGTCTCGACATAGCGGTGCGCGTCGGGGATCTGATCCAGCGGGTAGCGGCGGTCGATGACCGGTTGCAGCTTTCCTTGTGCCAGCAGATCGGTCAGGAACAGCAGATCTTCCATCAGCACTTTGGCAATTCCTTGCCCGTCGACCGTCACGTAGGTGCCGTTCGGTGTCAACGACTGCGTGCAGTGCGATTTCTTGGTTTTCCCGACGGCATCAAAGACGAGATCGTACTGCATGCCGCTTTTGGTAAAATCGTCCGTTCGGTAATCGATGACCCGATCGGCTCCGAGCGATTGCACCAATTCGTGATTGGCAGCGCTGCAGACAGCTGTCACGTGCGCTCCGAAATGCTTGGCAAGCTGGACCACAGAAGTCCCGACAGCTCCGGAAGCGCCGTAAACGAGAATGTTATGACCGATCTGGAGCTTTCCCTTCCTGAGAAAATGCATGGCGGTCGTTCCGCCAAATAGAATGGCCACAGCGTCCTCATCGGCCACGCTTGCCGGTGTGCTCGCCACCAGACCGGCTTCCGGCAGGCAGATGTACTCGGCATGTGCGCCAAAGCGCATCCCTGTAAAGGCGAACACGCGGTCTCCTTTCTTGTATCGGGTTACATGCTTGCCGGTTTCCTCGACTTCCCCTGCCAGTTCGACCCCGAGTATCGCCTTTCTTGGTTTGCGGAGACCTAAAAAGAGCCGCATCGGGAGCCAGAGCAAGAGCGGACTCTTGAAGCCCCGCACTCGGCAATCTCCTGACGTGACGGTTGTCGCATGAATGCGGATTAGGATCTCATTGTCCTTGGGCACAGGTTTTGCCACCTCTTGGAGCTTCAACACGTCCGGCGATCCGTATTGCGTACAGACCATTGCTTGCATCAGGATCTCTCCCCTTCTTTCATTTATCTTCGTCAAGTTCATCTTCATAAGAGAACACTTCTTCCAGCGGCAAGCCGAACACGCGGGCAATGCGGAACGCCAGCTCCAGCGAGGGCGAGTATTTTTCTTTTTCGATCGCGACGATCGTTTGGCGCGTCACCCCGACACGGTCGGCCAATTGCTGCTGTGTCATTTCCTGGTGATGAAAACGCAAGCTGCGAATCTGGTTGCGGATTAAACTCTTGCCCATTTCAGACTCCTCTCCGATAGTAGTAAAGCTGGACGACCGTTCCGACCATCGCTGCCGCAAAGCCGGAGACAAGTAAGATCATGAACATCGCCGCGACAGGCAGCTCCAGTACCAAGGCGATCATCGCCGCCAAGAAACCGAAGACAAACACATAGTTGGAAATACGGGTTGATTTCAGCTCGATGATCCGGTCGAGCTCATCGATGATCAGCGGGGCCTTTTCACCCGATACGACCGCGTGCAGAATCGAGAACAGAATCGAAATGATGAGGTTGAAGATAATCGACACGATGATCAGCTTTAAGACGAAAGCGCCCCAGAATTTCAACGAGCTTTCTTGAAACAGACTCCCGCCTTCGTAGGTCTGTATCGCATACCACACGTACAGGACAAAAATCAGGACGGTGCTGAGCAGGGTCACGATCCCCTTTTTTTCTTGATAGGACATTCGCAGTTCTCCCCCTTCTTGCGTAAAATGAATTGTACATGATGACATGTATAACGTACTTGATGTAAAAAATATATTACATATACCCAAATTTAGCAAGCATGCAGTTCACCAAACGTTTTTTCTGCGAGTGGACGAGACTGCGCTTTTCCTTTGATCTGGCTCATGAACAGCAGGGTCAAGAGCGCCAGGAACAGCACCAGTGCCTCGGAGCCGAACGCAGGGGTTCCTTCGCAGACACAAAGAAAACAAAACGAACATTCATGGTTTGACAAAATCTACACATCCTAGAAAAAACACCAACGCGAGGTGCCTGAATGAGTCAACCGAAAGAGCGCATCTCTACCCTGCAAATGGCAATGATCTTGATCTCGTTTGTCGGGATCAGCGATCATGTGGTGATCATCCCTGTTCTGTTGCGAACGGGCGGTCGGGATGCCTGGATCTCCGTCTTAGCGGCAGCGCTCCTGATGGCGCTGTGGATTCTGCTGTTGCACCTGATCATGAAAAAGAGCGGGCAGCAACACGTGGTAGATTGGGTGCAAGAGAAAGCGGGACGGCTGCTTTCCGTTCCGCTGACGGCGATCTTGGTGCTGCAGATGGCGATCATCGCCTACATCACGATTCAGGACACTACGACCTGGCTGTATCTGATGTATCTCTATCTGACACCAAGACCGATCTTGTTCATTCTGTTTACCCTGCTTTGCGTGTTTCAGGCATCGTTTGGCATCCGCGCGATCGCGATCGCCAACGGAATCCTGCTGCCCTTTGTCATCGTGCTCGGCTTCTTTGTGATGAGCGCCAACATCCCCAACAAGGACTACGCGCTGTTGCTGCCGATCTTGGAGAACGGTCCGGCTCCGGTGCTGAAAGGAATCGTTCCGGCAGCTTCCGGAATGTTCGAGCTCATCCTCTTCATGCTGCTCCAGCATCGGATCAAAAAGCAGGTCAAGAAACGCGCGCTGTATTTGGTAGGCTTCTTTACCGTCATGCTGACCCTCGGTCCGTTGACCGGGGCGATCGCCGAATTTGGTCCCTATGAAGGCGGCAATCTGCGCTATACGGCGTCAGAGGAATGGAGGATCGTCTCCCTGTCCCGCGTCTTTGAACATGTGGATTTTCTGGCGGTCTACCAATGGATGGTCGGCAGCTTTATCCGCAGTTCGGTCGCCATCTTCTTGATTCCAGAGCTGCTCCGGCTGCCGAAGCCGAAGCAGCGCAAGCGCGCCATCTGGATCATCGGCGCCTTGCTGATCGCCGTCTTATTTATCCCCGTTGAAGATGATCCGCTGCAAAGGGTGATCGAGCACTACCTGATCCCCTATAATTTCTGGTTGGCGCTCGGTGTGACGGCTGTGCTGCTGCCCTTGTGCTTTGTCAAACGATCCAAGAAAGGAGGCGAGACATATCAACGATCCTAATCTTCAATCGGGCGACCATCGGTCGCCGGTGCATACCAAGCTGTCTGACAACGAGGCATGGGTCAAGCAGGCATTTGGGAAAACAGAAGAAGTAATGATTCAATCGATGCAGCTCCCGGAACAAAATCAGATCCGCCGCGTGCTGATCGTTTACAGTGCCGAGCTGTGTGACCTGCAGCGATTGAATCAGCAGGTGCTTCCCAGTGCGCAGACGATGTTTCAGACCGGCGCTTTGTCCAAGGGCGACCCACAGGAGATCGTGTCCGCATGGACTTTTTCCCCTCTTCGGTACGAGCGGGAGTTGGAAAACATGATCGTTCCAATTTTTGAAGGCATGGCCGTCCTGTTTTTCGACGGCATCCCGTACGCCTTTCTCGCTGGAATCTCCAAACCTCCACAGCGGGAACCTGCTGAACCGAACACGGAGATCTCGGTCAAAGGACCGCGCGACGGATTTACAGAAGAGCTGTTCATCAATCTGGGATTGATCCGCAAGCGGTTGAAAACCAACTCGCTGGAAGTTGAGATGTTTCGGGTGGGCAAGCGCAGCCAAACCCGTATCTCGCTCCTGTATCTGCGGGATGTTGCAAAAGAGTCGGTCATCTCCGATGTGCGGGAGCGGATCAACAAAATCGACTCGGACGGAGTGTACAGCACTTCGCAACTCGAAGAGCAGATCGTCGACTCCAAATTGTCGATCTTCCCGCAGATGGACTATACCGGGCGGCCCGATTATGCGACAGATTCGCTGCTCAAGGGCCGGTTCGTGCTGGTGATCGACGGCGTTCCGGTCGTGCTGATCGCTCCATGCAACCTGTTTT
Proteins encoded:
- a CDS encoding spore germination protein, whose product is MHTKLSDNEAWVKQAFGKTEEVMIQSMQLPEQNQIRRVLIVYSAELCDLQRLNQQVLPSAQTMFQTGALSKGDPQEIVSAWTFSPLRYERELENMIVPIFEGMAVLFFDGIPYAFLAGISKPPQREPAEPNTEISVKGPRDGFTEELFINLGLIRKRLKTNSLEVEMFRVGKRSQTRISLLYLRDVAKESVISDVRERINKIDSDGVYSTSQLEEQIVDSKLSIFPQMDYTGRPDYATDSLLKGRFVLVIDGVPVVLIAPCNLFLMLKASEDLYTNYFYGAFERALRILGLLIAVLLPGFYVAITSFHQDQIPLTLLATLLIARKGIPFTVPLESFLMLLLFELFREAGMRLPGKVGQTLAVVGGLIIGDAAIRAGIASPSLLVVAGTTAVTTFTLINQSLAGAVSILRFLIMVLCSFLGLFGFFIGVFAVIAYMSSLRSFGAPYLAPAAPLYWKDLHGILLRMPGTKMQRRPGFLKLKDKTRKGGTYDEE